The Petroclostridium xylanilyticum genome has a segment encoding these proteins:
- a CDS encoding YmaF family protein, translated as MNIYNPSKTAERMHVHEFLGSTGFAEPGEERHNHRFAGVTGEAIPLGNGRHVHEFRSNTDFVENHIHVVQGKAGPDIMVGDNKHIHFVDSFTTVDEGHRHRFTFATLIGPSSVE; from the coding sequence ATGAATATATACAATCCATCTAAAACTGCTGAACGGATGCATGTTCATGAGTTCTTAGGAAGTACCGGGTTTGCCGAGCCGGGTGAAGAAAGGCACAACCATCGTTTTGCTGGAGTTACAGGGGAAGCTATTCCGTTAGGAAACGGTAGGCATGTCCATGAGTTTCGTAGTAACACGGATTTTGTCGAAAATCATATACATGTGGTTCAAGGAAAGGCAGGGCCTGATATTATGGTAGGAGATAACAAACATATACACTTTGTTGACTCGTTTACAACAGTTGATGAAGGACATAGACATAGATTTACCTTTGCTACACTTATTGGTCCTAGTTCTGTTGAATAG
- a CDS encoding DUF86 domain-containing protein: MGDNRNADVLRRIISYCNDISEAIQRFGEDYTVFARDSVYKNATALCVLQIGELTTHLTDDFKQTYTGMPWTQIKALRNVVAHNYGKIDDESLWETITSDIPKLKDYCSSIIQQFDVLMQESTNEPEDE; encoded by the coding sequence ATGGGGGATAACCGAAACGCTGATGTACTCCGGCGTATCATTTCATATTGCAATGATATTTCAGAGGCAATCCAGCGGTTTGGAGAGGATTATACGGTGTTTGCACGAGATTCCGTTTATAAGAATGCCACAGCTCTTTGCGTGTTGCAGATTGGAGAACTAACCACACATCTCACGGATGATTTCAAACAAACCTATACCGGAATGCCATGGACACAAATCAAGGCATTACGCAATGTGGTTGCTCACAACTATGGTAAAATTGACGATGAGAGCTTGTGGGAAACCATTACAAGCGATATTCCGAAACTGAAAGATTATTGTTCCAGCATTATTCAACAGTTTGATGTTCTAATGCAGGAGAGCACCAATGAACCCGAAGATGAATAA
- a CDS encoding LL-diaminopimelate aminotransferase encodes MKQARRLDNAPPYLFVEIENKIKEAQKKGVDVINLGIGDPDISTPDFIVNKAIEAIKNPTYHCYPEYDGCIEYRSAVARYYKRRFGVELDPENEIVALLGSKEGIAHIFFALVNDGDFTLVPDPQYPVYRLATSLTGGIPYPMPLIPENGFLPDFSMIPIEVLKRTKILFINYPNNPTGVVANLDFYKKVIEIGKKYEILICNDNAYSEFTYDGVVAPSLLQVEGAMDTAIEFHSLSKSYNMTGWRLGYAVGNSDAIAKLKKMKHNIDSGIFTALQVAGIEALDNGDSFIKNMVKIYERRKDYVLGCLDRLGWEYVRPEGAFYIWVKAPGQYSSSEFASLLLKKYGIVVAPGNGYGDYGEGYIRISLTISDERLKEAFERVNSNPIGK; translated from the coding sequence ATGAAGCAAGCAAGAAGACTTGATAATGCACCGCCGTACCTGTTTGTCGAAATAGAAAATAAGATTAAGGAGGCTCAAAAAAAGGGAGTAGATGTAATCAACCTTGGTATTGGAGATCCTGATATTTCAACTCCTGATTTTATAGTGAATAAAGCAATAGAGGCTATAAAAAATCCTACATATCATTGTTATCCGGAATACGATGGCTGCATTGAGTACCGGAGTGCTGTAGCACGATACTATAAACGAAGATTCGGAGTCGAGCTTGATCCTGAGAATGAAATAGTAGCTCTTCTAGGTTCAAAGGAAGGAATAGCACATATATTTTTTGCCCTTGTAAATGATGGGGACTTTACGCTTGTGCCGGATCCCCAGTATCCAGTATATAGGCTTGCCACATCCCTAACGGGGGGCATTCCCTATCCAATGCCTCTTATCCCAGAAAATGGTTTCTTACCCGATTTTTCAATGATTCCTATCGAAGTATTAAAGAGGACGAAAATCCTATTTATAAATTACCCGAATAATCCTACAGGAGTGGTAGCAAACCTGGATTTTTATAAAAAAGTAATTGAGATAGGTAAGAAATATGAAATACTCATTTGCAATGACAATGCATATTCTGAATTTACATATGATGGGGTAGTTGCGCCCAGTTTACTGCAAGTGGAAGGTGCAATGGATACGGCGATAGAATTTCACTCCTTATCCAAATCTTATAATATGACAGGTTGGAGGTTGGGCTATGCAGTAGGAAACAGTGATGCAATCGCAAAACTGAAGAAGATGAAGCATAATATTGACTCGGGAATTTTTACGGCACTCCAGGTCGCAGGAATAGAAGCTCTGGATAATGGTGACTCTTTTATCAAAAATATGGTAAAAATTTATGAGCGAAGAAAGGATTACGTACTTGGCTGTCTAGATCGTCTTGGGTGGGAATATGTGAGGCCTGAAGGCGCATTCTATATCTGGGTTAAGGCACCGGGGCAGTATTCATCCAGTGAATTTGCATCATTGCTCTTAAAAAAGTATGGTATCGTTGTTGCGCCTGGAAATGGGTATGGAGATTATGGAGAAGGGTATATAAGAATATCCTTAACGATAAGTGATGAGAGGCTTAAAGAGGCTTTTGAAAGGGTTAATAGCAATCCAATTGGTAAATAG
- a CDS encoding nucleotidyltransferase family protein, with protein MSAKKYTIEEIRTIVEPIARKYGVERVYLFGSYARGDVTENSDVDLRIDKGSLKGMFALCGLYTEIEEALQMKVDILTTGSLEDDFLRKIQKEEVLLYGG; from the coding sequence ATGTCAGCGAAAAAGTATACGATAGAAGAAATCAGGACTATTGTAGAACCGATTGCACGGAAATACGGTGTGGAACGTGTGTATCTGTTTGGCTCTTATGCCCGTGGAGATGTTACTGAAAACAGTGATGTGGATTTACGAATAGATAAAGGGTCCCTTAAAGGGATGTTTGCTCTATGCGGGCTGTATACAGAAATTGAAGAAGCTTTGCAGATGAAAGTCGATATTCTGACAACGGGAAGTCTGGAGGATGACTTTCTTCGTAAAATACAGAAGGAGGAGGTGCTTTTATATGGGGGATAA